In the genome of Columba livia isolate bColLiv1 breed racing homer chromosome 1, bColLiv1.pat.W.v2, whole genome shotgun sequence, the window ATAACAATCTCAAACAATAACTTAATGACGTTCCAAGTGATTTTCAACATGAAAGCAACAGTCTGGTTTTTATTAAGTTATCACTTCATCACGTTCCCTGATTGCCTTCATTCATGTCTTAGTTGCCTACAGTCGagatttaagaaaagaaaaaaatattcataggTAAGAAAATAGGTTCTGCTCCACATTTTAGTGTCAAAAGCAAGTTGGGGTGAAGGGCTTCTCTGGGAACCCTTTGGAGCCACCTTCCCGGGACGCGCCGATAAGAGGTTTTTTGCAATACTGAGCCTTACTGTATCGAGTAGGGGATGTGCGACATTTAATTTAACATTTCACAGATCACCCTCCTTCCTTCTTGCAACCCCTCTTCTTCTGACGAGGACGGCAGAGAAGCACCGCCCCGCCGCTACCGCCTCGGACGGCTCCGGTCCTGGCCCTGCACAAACTCCATGCCGGCCGGTGCAAGGAGCCCCGCAGGCTGCGCAGGTGGGACAGAGTTCACGTCccgacagacagacacacagtgaTAATCAAATAAATTGCTCCCCCGTTAAGGACACAGATCTTGTTTTCTCCTTGGAGGCGGTGGCGTGGGGTTTCCTCtctgaaggaagggaaagaggagaagggagagggagaggggggaggagaggaaggaaaaggaaaagaagaagaggacaaggaaaaaaaaaaagtcaaagaaaggaaaaaaaaaacaaaaacaaaaacaaaaagtaaaaaagaaaacgggggcaaaagtggaaaagggaaaaggaaaaaggaggagtCCGCTGCTGACTTCTCCTCTCCGAAACCCCTAGGGTGCCTCCCCAGGGCGCAGGGCAGCCCCGGAGCTCCGGCAGCCCCTGACGCGCCTCCACCCGCTGCCTATTCCGCTCCCTCGGGACAGCGGTCAGCGGCCGTTCGCCGCTTTTCCCCCACCATACCTCCCGGCAGGTAGCTTCCacctctgctccagccccccGCCGCCACTCCTTCCCCCAGCGTCCGCCCGGGTTCCCGGAGCCTCGGGGGCTCCTGTCCGCCCCGCCCGGGCGCGCCGGAGCCCCCAGGATTGCGGAGCGAGCGGCGCGCTGGCACCGCCGCTGGGGCTTGGCGGGCCCGTCCCGTCCCCAGGCTGATGAAGTAGCTGGTAAAACCCTGTCCACGGAGTTGAGCCGGCGGCCGCGGCACGGCAGGGTCTGCCGCAAATCCGACGGGAAGGACGGGACCCCCCCCATTCGTTTGGGGTGCGAAGGGACTTGGCGGGTCTGGTCTTTTAAGAAGGAAAGGTCCCAGCCttttaagaaggaaaattaCCGAGCCCTGGGAGGCGGAGGGGAGACAAGCGATGCCGGCGTTTTCTTCGTTTCCGACACAGCATCGCAGCCCGGGGGCGACTGCtcccgccccgcagccccgcctGGCCCGGCCGGTGCCCGTTCCCTCTCCCAGGGCCGGGCCCTACCAGGAGCCGGCGGCCGGGGGAAAGGCGCCGGGGCTTAATTAGTTGTGCTCGTTGTTGCCCTGTTTTATGCGGTTCCAACAATGCGCCGTATAGAGCCATCAGTCAAAAGGCAGAGGCAGGCTTCCCGCTGCCGCCTCACTGCTTCCCGACCACgaaataaatgcaaagtttGCACAGACGTGTCCCCCCACTGCCTCCCCGTCCCGCTGCTCACCTCCAGGGCTCAGCCCCAGTTTCCCCCGCCTTACCCCTCTATCCGCCCGAGGGAAGGGATGTCGCACCCGCCTCCCCCCGGACGGACTCCGCAGCCCCGCAAGCAGGTGCGGAAAAGGAGAACCGGGGCGGCCGCTCTGCCCGGCCggccgggggcgggggggagctAGGAGCAAGTCCCTGGTGGCCAGGCCGGGGGCCGCCCGGGTGGCAGCGGGACACACGCCGGCCGGCGGGCGGCGGTGAGCCCGGCTGTCGCTGGGACAGATTTTCCTAATTGACCCGTTACGGATCATCTCCGTAACCGTTGGGAAACACATTTCCACGCTTCACTTCTTAAcgttttaaatacatatttaacgGATGGTTGAGGCTTGCCGGGCCAGCTGGGAAACACACGGGTGTAAAAATAATACAACAAAGGCAACGAggtcgggggggggggggcgtatCGGAGGGATTTACCCCAGTGGGAGAAAGCCCCGACCCTGTTGCACGGAACTGTCGGGGCAAGGGGGGTCGTCGGGGAACCGGGCGCGGCGCATAGGGTGGCGGTGGGCATTTCCGAAagtcaattttttaaaatgtatttttttgttgatgtcttttttctttctttctctcccttctcctgctcccGTCTTGCTGCAGGTTATTTGGGGGTAGGATTTGCGGGCTCTTCTGTCGTCTTCTCCCGGGCGCTGCAGGGCCGGAGCCAAGAGACCCTGCTGAGACCGGCGCTGTCCGGCACCGCCCGGCGACTTCCGCGGAGAAATTCACTCGTGGGGAATGGGGTGACcgaaataacttttttcttcccctccttttgCAGCACATAAGGGGGAGATGACGACCGGactgggggcaggagggggcaCCCGCCGGGGAAAGCGCGCCGGCTGCCCGGTACGtgtggcggggccggggctgagCGCTTCCCGGCGgggcgggacgggacgggacacGGGGAAACACCgacgtgctggcaggagctgggcagcGAGGCCTCCCCCAGGGCTTTGCGGCGTCGGGCCCCTGTTTCGTCCCGtccccgtcccgtcccgcccTCCCAACAGCTGTTCCCGGCGCTGTCATTGTTACATTTTATTATGGATTTGACAAAAGTCCCTCCCCCCTACCGCGCCCCCCCGCCGGGCTCCCAGCGCCGCTGCCGGCCGTCGACCCCCCCGTCCTCCCGCCCCATCGAGCCGGACCGGCCCCGGTGACATCAGCCGTTCCCCCCCTGGCCGTCCCCCCCCACCTCCGCCGCCGCCGATTGGCGCAGCCCCCCTCCCGCCCGGTGACATCGTTCTTCCCCGGCGCGGCTATAAAgccaccgccgccgccgccgcaaGGTGCGCGCTGCTGCCGTGCTCGCCCGTCACGGCGCGCCGCTCCCTACGGCCGCCCCGCGCACGGTAAGTGTCCCCCGCGCCCGCGCACCCCGGCGCGGCACCCCCGAAGTCCCGGCCCGGCGGAGAGGCGCGGAAGGAGGGACGGGACGGGAAGGCAGGGGAGGGGCTCCCCCGAGGGCACTCCGCGGGCGGCGGCGAAGGAAGGGCGGGCAGCGCGGTCTGTCCCGCCCGGAGCGTCGCCCCGCGACCCCGAGGAGCGGCGGCGGAGCAAGCGCGCCGACgtggcgggcgggcggcggcggtgCTCCGCCAAGTTTCCGCGGGCGCTGACCCCGTGCCGCCTGCGGGCTCTCTCCCCTCCCCGCAGGCAGTCCGGTGCGCGCCGCCGTCCCGCCCGCCGTGCCATGGACTCGGACGCCAGCCTGGTCTCCAGCCGCCCGTCCTCCCCGGAGCCCGATGACCTCTTCCTCACGGCCAGGAATAAAGGCAGCGGCGGGGGCTTCACGGGCGGCACCGTGTCCAGCTCCACGCAGAGCGACTCCCCGCCGGAGCTGAGCGCCGAGCTGCGCAGCGCCATGAGCGCTgcgggggtggtggtggtggacaAGTTGGGCTTCAAGTCCTCGTCGTCCTCGTCCTCCTCGTCCTCGTCGTCCTCCTCCAAGAAGGACAAGAAGCAGATGACGGAGCCAGAGCTGCAACAGCTGCGGCTGAAGATCAACAGTCGGGAGCGCAAGCGAATGCACGACCTGAACATCGCCATGGACGGGCTTAGGGAGGTAATGCCCTATGCCCACGGCCCGTCGGTGCGCAAGCTCTCCAAGATCGCCACGCTCCTCCTGGCGCGCAACTACATCCTCATGCTCACCAACTCCCTGGAGGAGATGAAGCGCCTGGTCAGCGAGATCTACGGCGGACACCACGCCGGCTTCCACCCCGCCGCCTGCCCCGGCGGCATGGGCGCCCACTCCGCCCCGCTGCCCGGCCATCCGGGCCACCCCGCCTCGCACCCCGTCCACCACCCCATCCTGCCCCCAGCCGCCGTCTCCAGCGCTTCCCTGCCCGGCTCCGGCCTCTCGGCCGTCAGCTCCATCCGGCCCCCCCACGGGCTCCTCAAGTCGCCCTCAGCTGCGGCCGCCGCCCCCCTGGGCAGCGGCTTCCAGCACTGGGGGGGGATGCCCTGCCCCTGCAGCATGTGCCAGGTGTCGGCCCCGCCGCACCACCACGTCTCCGGCATGGGCACCGCCAGCCTCCCCAGATTAGCCACCGATACCAAATGAGTCCCTCGGCGGAGCCGTTCCGccgcgccccgcgccgcccgggCACCTCCAGGACCTACAAACGCGCCCTCCCCGGAGGCAGCGGGTCCCCCTCGCCCCCGGGGCCGTCGGAGGGGCGGTAGAAGGGGATGGACGCCGGCCTGGGCTCTGCCCGGCTCCCCAAACGGCGGGGAAACCACCCCAACACAAGTAAACGGCCGCgcatcttctttatttttaattttacgTTGTTGTCGATAACTTCGCTAGGAGGGGAAAACAGACCTAGGCTCGTCGCAAACGGAGGAACCAAAACTGCAAAGGGGTTTTTGCtcgtttttttgtttgtttgttcgttccTCTACCCCCCTCAAGGTTTCGTTTCTACACGTAGAGCCTTTGGGGCAGTTTCTAGGTCACATCCCAGCCAGGTGTCTGCCACTGGACTCCCGGCACTGGCGGGGAGCAGCGGGGCTCTGGGTGGACGTGTAGCCGGGAAACTCGGTTTATTCCTCCGCTCTCCCGCCCGccgtttttttaatttttatttctgtttcggGATTTGTAAATATACCGTTCAACGATAACGACGCAAGTCTGCTCTGCCTGAGCTTTCCGTCCGTGCACTTGTACTGTGTAAGCCTCATACGTGAATAAGGGGTCGGTTTGCTTTGATTTCGTTGTTTTGGGTTCTTGGGGTTTgttgggggttttggttttttttaagcgtataacacttttttttttcgttcCTGCCATCTTTAACAAAGTTTGAACTCTCTAATGCTCTTTCTGTGTAGGAACTTTCACATTGTCCTTGTTGCAATACTGAGAACTTGGGcttgtttctgaaataacaaCTTTTCTTATCGCTGTCCCTTGCAGAGATTTTatcatctgtttatttttgtaaaaaaaaaaaaaaaaagaaaagaaaaaaagttgctaaataatatttattacttgtttggttggaaaaaaaaagagtgatcCATTGTtgagattttaaataaaaataaattttaaaaagaaaaaacacacacaaaaaggcattttaaataaatggccctttcctcttccttgctGTTTTGCGGCGAGAGGGGAGGCGGAGGCAGGTGCTGGTACAGGAGCTGGTGCGGGACCTCGGTGGGACAGCCGGCTCTGCGGGGTTACGTTCGCAAAGCTGGGAAGGAATGGGAATATTTTAGTCGCATCCTTGCCTTTTCCCTAAGTTTTTTGTTAGTTTGCTTCGCCGGCTAATCGCAACCGTTTTGATCGGTTTTGTTTCCTCATTTGTTCCTCGCAGAATAAGGGCGACAAGGAAAGAAACGACTGTTACTGGGTTCGTAACGTGTAAAATTTTGTCTACCGAATCCCGCGCTTAGCAAGAGCTAAATTTTAATCTGGGGAAAGGAAACATTAAACTTGGCGGTGAGGTGTTTGCTCACTGTAATCGCTTCTGCGCACCTGACTAACAAACAACTAAACGAAAATCCACGGAAAGGAATATTaatcctttttaaatttttttttctcccgaAAGTGATAATATCTCTCGCCCGTGTGTATTTTAGCAGCTCTGTACTCAGGTATTTGGGCAAGGAAATATTTCAGCCCCTCGCAGACACCAAGGCAAGGGCTGTCTTCTTGCACGTAGCGTGCCGGCATGGAGTCCTTGCGGATCCCGTTTTTGGGGAAAAGGAGGTCGGCAGCCCCCGGCGGTGGCGGCTTCCCCCCGGGGGGTCACCGGGACGGGCAGCGGGGCTCCCTGGCTTCGGTTCCCAGGGTCCCACCGTCACCCGACTCGGGGTCGGCCGCTCCCGCCCGGCACCGCTCTCCGGGTTGCCGGTGGGGAGACCGTAAAAGCCCCGTCCTTCCCTAAGCAAATCCTTACACGTCCTTCTCTCTAGACCGATAAATGGCTACATAGCTATGTAAAATAACTAGCTAGCTATAGACGCATAAATACAAActagcatatatatatatgtatcagACTATTGAGGAGTTTTGAGCTCACAGATACCCGCTAAGGGAATGACAGCCGGGgaactttttttaattttttactgtGTAAAACCAACTGGTTCCCAGGGGGCCGGTGTCGGCTGAGGTCCTCAGGGTACGAGCCGGACCCGGCCCGACAGCCCCTCCGGGTTTCTGCCTTGGGGAGTTTACTCCTTCCTTTTGCGGCTCGCCTCATGCCAACCCTTTCAGGGAAAGGAAATGGGGCTTGGAAAGGAGTGCCACCCACCCCAACATCCCCCTAGTGATGATGAAAAATaccctccctcccttctccagAGACACCCAGCCCAACCTTCCTGAGCCCGCGAAGAGAAGCTTCCTTTCTCAGCACCTTCGGTATCGATTCTGGCAAACACACCCAATTGAAAGCCGGGATGGATGAAGCTCAGGGACCAAGGCCGAGGCAGGAACAAGCCACAGCGGGGACGGGCATCCCGCTGATTGTCCCAGTGCCTTCTCCAACAGCTGGCCCTGACGCAGGTGGCCAGGAGGACGCTGGCGCTGCCCCTCGTTTTAAGGCCGCCTTAGGGTACTACCTCTCTGTCGATCTGCGGTTTTGAAGGCGACCCTTGCGGTACAAGACCCTGAGCTTCTGCCTTATCTGTCGAGGAGGGCAAAAACCCGTGCAAAATAAAGGGCTGACAGACAAGTGTCTGCCAGCGGCTTGGGACTGTCCCCTCGACGGTCATCCTTCCGCCAGGCTCTGCTGCAAGCCAAAGGCGGAGAAGGGTCAGTcccccctggggatgctgagccccGCCGTGCCCAGGCAAGGATGGGGAGCTCCCGTCAGGCCAGCTCGTCTTACGATGTAGCCCACCTCCCCACCTTTTGCTTCTGGAGCCCTGCTACCGGTGCTCCGCATTCCCCGCCTCAGCCCTGGAGCCATCGTCGTCGTTCCCCCCCATCTGCAGGGAGGCCGCAATAAGCAGAGCAGCTTTCCCAATTAGCAGGGCTCCGGCAAGGGAGTGCTGCTGCGGAAGGGCAGGAGCAGGTGAGAATTAGAAGGAGCATCATTAGGAGCTGTTCTTTGTCTCTATTAAAGGCAATAATTAGCACCCTGACAGATGCAAAAGTTGACAGTGGCCAGAAGCTGGTAAATCCCGTTCGTTCGCCTCCCCGACACTGCTCTCCCACTCAAAGGGCCTTTCCCGTCGCTAACAGGTGGCCCCGGGGAGCCCCGACGGGCAGCACCGCCCCGGGGTGGGGGAGCCGGAGGCAGGGGGGAGTCGTGGGGATCTGGCTCTTCTGCGGGGGCATTTCGTCTCCAGCCGGCCCCGCGGTGACAAAAGCAGCGAGGGCAGCCTGGCCTTCTCCGAAGCCCCCTGCCCACTCTCTGCCAGTCAGGTTGGGTCTGTGCATGCCCCTGGCGGCGGATGGTGCTCCGGGGATGGTGCCTGTCCCCAGGCCGGGCCGTGCCGAGCTGTGCCGGGCCAGCAGCTGTGCTCCCCCGCTCCCCCTCCTCCTGGGCTACCTGTAAATGAAATTAGCCGCCCTGCCAGGCCCCCGGTGCCCTCCCGCCTGCCTTGTTCCCCATATGCTTCCCTGCACGAACAAGTGCCCTGCAGGGCTCCCCTGattgcattgcccacagctgaAGCTTCTGCTCCGGCTAGATAGGGTTACCGGGAGGTGGGGAGCCCATATGCTCAGCACACACCGGTGGGGCTGCCGGGGGTCACCTGCACCTCCAGGCGGGCCAGGAGGCCCGGGGACTCACATTGCTCCCGcaggcagcccccagcccctccctCAGCACCCTCTGAGCTGGTGTGGCCACTCTAATTCTCAGCAGCCCACCCCACTGATTGCTGTTCTTCAGAATTCAACCTTGTTTTCCATGCAAATGGGGGAGACCCCTGCCTTTACACTGCTTGGGCTTTTCGAAGCTGTCTCAGGTTTATCATGACTTGTTCTGACAGGAGGAGGGAGTTCCTGCCCAGATAGCTGGGTCCAGATGGCTCCCTACAATGGGCCCACTCCCACCCtcatcccttccctttctctgtcctcttcctttcctttcccttccctttcctcctccccactttcccctttttttcccatcctttcctttctccattcCCTTTTCCCCCTTCACCTCCTCACCAACCCTCCCAGGCACAGCACAGAAAGTGAGAGAGGGGCAGCCAGAAGTTTGCAGCACATTTTAAGCAGAAACCACAGTGCTTCAGGGAAccctggggaagaaaaaggttGTCCATGTCAGGGCACCCAGGCAGTTCCTCCACATTTACCTCCCAACGTCCCAATGTTGTCTCATTTCAACAGGGAATTTCTTCAGCCTCTGCTTGACAGATGTCGAGTCAAGTAGCCCAAAATCTGCTGTGAAACCCTGACAGGGGCAGGCTGCTCACTCCAGCCTCATGGCTCCTGCAAGCCACGTGTGCCTCTTTCACAGGGCACCAGCTCTTCTCGCTGCTGATTTAGTCCTGTGGGATGGGATCTCTCAGAGTCCCTTGCATGGGGCTGCAGGCACTCTTCCTTTGAATTTGAACAAATGTTTACAGAAAGTATCAAA includes:
- the OLIG2 gene encoding oligodendrocyte transcription factor 2; translation: MDSDASLVSSRPSSPEPDDLFLTARNKGSGGGFTGGTVSSSTQSDSPPELSAELRSAMSAAGVVVVDKLGFKSSSSSSSSSSSSSSKKDKKQMTEPELQQLRLKINSRERKRMHDLNIAMDGLREVMPYAHGPSVRKLSKIATLLLARNYILMLTNSLEEMKRLVSEIYGGHHAGFHPAACPGGMGAHSAPLPGHPGHPASHPVHHPILPPAAVSSASLPGSGLSAVSSIRPPHGLLKSPSAAAAAPLGSGFQHWGGMPCPCSMCQVSAPPHHHVSGMGTASLPRLATDTK